The following are from one region of the Paenibacillus sp. JZ16 genome:
- a CDS encoding pentapeptide repeat-containing protein, protein MPDKQEQGPDEQGGLQLQADCERCFGLCCVALPFAASTDFAIDKDSGTPCHHLQSDFRCGVHSSLRQRGMRGCTVYDCFGAGQMVSQVTYNGHDWRQAPGTAKEMYDVFPIMRQLHELLWYLNEALTLQPAQVIHTDLRLSLEETRRMTQLPPESLLRLDVAAHRADVNQLLLRTSELVRDDARKKHKGPPVRQKIGGRGADLMGAKLKGADLRYANLRGAYLIASDLRGADLRAADLIGADFRDADLRGANLANSLFLTQFQVNAAKGDANTKLPPSLSRPDHWTR, encoded by the coding sequence ATGCCAGACAAACAAGAGCAAGGTCCCGATGAACAGGGTGGATTACAATTACAAGCGGATTGCGAACGCTGCTTTGGATTATGCTGCGTCGCTTTACCTTTCGCCGCCTCCACGGATTTTGCCATAGACAAAGACAGCGGAACCCCTTGTCACCATCTGCAATCCGATTTCCGCTGCGGTGTGCACAGCAGCTTGAGGCAGCGAGGTATGAGAGGCTGCACCGTATACGACTGCTTCGGAGCGGGACAAATGGTTTCACAGGTTACCTATAACGGACACGACTGGCGGCAGGCCCCTGGGACGGCAAAAGAAATGTATGACGTATTCCCGATCATGCGGCAGCTTCACGAGCTGTTATGGTATTTGAACGAAGCCCTGACTTTGCAACCGGCTCAAGTCATTCATACCGACTTGAGATTGTCGCTGGAAGAGACACGACGGATGACTCAGCTTCCTCCCGAATCCCTGTTAAGATTGGATGTGGCAGCTCATCGGGCAGACGTGAATCAGCTGCTTCTTCGGACCAGTGAGCTTGTGCGGGATGATGCGCGCAAGAAGCATAAGGGACCGCCCGTGCGTCAAAAGATCGGGGGCCGCGGTGCTGATCTGATGGGAGCTAAACTTAAAGGAGCAGACCTAAGATACGCCAATCTGAGAGGAGCTTATCTTATTGCCTCGGACCTCAGAGGAGCCGATCTGCGGGCTGCCGACCTGATCGGTGCCGATTTCAGGGACGCAGACCTGAGAGGAGCCAATCTGGCGAACAGCCTTTTCCTTACTCAATTCCAGGTTAACGCGGCAAAAGGGGACGCCAATACCAAACTGCCTCCATCCTTATCTCGACCGGACCATTGGACGCGTTAA